The following coding sequences are from one Desulfosporosinus orientis DSM 765 window:
- a CDS encoding MBL fold metallo-hydrolase: MLQIKEPKNEVNIACVPVGGFYTIDAEQAYKVVQQINPKIVLF, from the coding sequence GTGCTTCAGATAAAGGAACCTAAAAACGAGGTTAACATCGCCTGTGTCCCAGTTGGGGGATTCTACACTATCGATGCGGAGCAAGCCTATAAGGTGGTACAGCAAATCAACCCCAAGATCGTTTTGTTTTAG
- a CDS encoding universal stress protein encodes MNASKFKVLLYSDGSHQAFSAAVYTTMLLTKMANMHLTIVQVHEADGASLGTEYSSKELRPRYKRYSWGCSKGNVYSWIDTWPVSPTSDWVKRVLEEGDSDIRKQYSEILSKTNKIFSNKGLNVKLEELYTDYSISDTSDISQIADIILDYATKGSFELIIMGTRGPSTLNRLIFGSLAYTVLNKSPMPVLLIKKLPQDFIYSYLARH; translated from the coding sequence ATGAATGCTTCTAAGTTTAAAGTACTTCTCTACTCCGATGGTTCACACCAGGCGTTTTCTGCAGCTGTTTATACTACCATGCTATTAACGAAAATGGCCAATATGCATTTGACCATCGTACAGGTACATGAAGCTGATGGAGCTTCACTGGGGACAGAATATAGTAGTAAAGAGTTGAGGCCTAGGTACAAAAGATATTCTTGGGGGTGTTCTAAAGGGAATGTATATAGTTGGATAGACACTTGGCCGGTTAGCCCTACCTCTGACTGGGTGAAGCGCGTGCTCGAGGAAGGTGATTCGGACATAAGAAAACAATATTCTGAAATACTTTCCAAAACTAACAAAATATTTTCAAATAAAGGGCTCAACGTCAAGCTTGAGGAATTATATACCGATTACAGTATTTCCGACACATCTGACATATCCCAAATAGCAGATATAATTCTTGATTATGCAACAAAAGGTTCATTTGAATTAATAATTATGGGTACGCGGGGGCCTTCTACCTTAAATAGGCTGATTTTTGGTAGTTTAGCGTATACAGTGTTAAACAAATCCCCTATGCCGGTGTTGTTAATCAAGAAACTTCCTCAAGACTTTATTTATAGTTACCTGGCAAGACACTAA
- a CDS encoding methylenetetrahydrofolate reductase — protein MAEEKSKLQSLFEQGEFAVTCEIGPPKNAQGDGIRKHTEHLKPFVDAVNLTDNQTAIVRLSSIGAGVHVLAAGGEPIIQMTTRDRNRIALQSDLLGAYSLGVRNVLCLSGDHQAFGNHQGAKNVYDLDSIQLIKTVKDMREAKVFQSGEAIKQGEPRFFIGAVANPFADPFEFRVLRLEKKIRAGAQFIQTQCIFDMERFEAFMDLACKRGLHQQAYIMAGVMPIKSAKAAKYMQKNVSGMLVPDGIVERMSKAEDQPAEGVKLCIEQIKHLRTIPGVRGVHIMAVAWEEIVPEIVKGAGLLPRP, from the coding sequence ATGGCTGAGGAAAAGAGCAAACTGCAGAGCCTGTTTGAGCAGGGCGAATTTGCAGTAACCTGCGAGATCGGCCCGCCGAAAAACGCCCAGGGAGACGGCATCCGCAAGCACACCGAACACCTGAAGCCATTTGTGGACGCCGTAAACCTCACCGACAACCAGACAGCCATCGTCAGGCTTTCCAGCATCGGGGCCGGTGTGCATGTCCTGGCGGCAGGCGGCGAACCCATTATCCAGATGACAACCCGCGACCGCAACCGCATAGCCTTGCAGAGCGATTTGCTGGGGGCCTACAGCCTGGGAGTGCGCAACGTGCTCTGTCTCTCGGGGGATCACCAGGCTTTTGGTAACCATCAAGGAGCGAAAAACGTCTATGATCTGGATTCCATCCAGTTAATAAAAACCGTAAAAGACATGCGGGAAGCCAAAGTGTTCCAATCCGGGGAAGCAATCAAGCAAGGGGAACCACGGTTTTTCATCGGGGCGGTCGCCAATCCCTTCGCCGACCCCTTCGAGTTCCGGGTGCTGCGGCTGGAAAAGAAAATCCGGGCAGGCGCCCAGTTCATCCAAACCCAGTGCATCTTCGACATGGAGCGCTTTGAAGCCTTCATGGATCTGGCCTGCAAGCGGGGCCTCCACCAGCAAGCCTATATTATGGCCGGGGTAATGCCCATCAAGTCCGCTAAGGCTGCTAAGTATATGCAGAAAAACGTTTCCGGCATGCTGGTCCCCGATGGGATTGTGGAAAGAATGAGCAAGGCTGAGGACCAACCGGCCGAGGGCGTCAAACTTTGCATCGAGCAGATCAAACATTTGCGGACTATTCCCGGAGTACGGGGAGTTCATATCATGGCAGTGGCCTGGGAAGAAATTGTGCCGGAAATCGTCAAAGGAGCGGGGCTGTTACCAAGGCCTTAA
- a CDS encoding methylenetetrahydrofolate reductase C-terminal domain-containing protein, producing the protein MIVAEAKPLEEILETLQGMSKVLVVGCGGCVSVCLAGGEKEVGILASTLRMKRELMGDSLETVEETLTRQCDPEYVQQLAKKLEGIDCILSLACGVGVQFLVEQFPQTWVVPALNTKFAGATMEHGLWEERCGLCGECVLARTGGVCPVIRCAKSLLNGPCGGSQNGKCEVKPNECAWQLIYNRMSELGRLELLLDVAGAKDWSKSRDGGPRKMVREDVKIDG; encoded by the coding sequence ATGATCGTAGCAGAAGCGAAACCGTTGGAGGAAATCCTGGAGACCCTGCAGGGAATGTCAAAGGTTTTGGTAGTGGGCTGCGGCGGCTGCGTGTCGGTCTGCCTGGCCGGCGGAGAAAAGGAAGTGGGAATTCTGGCCAGCACTCTGCGCATGAAGCGCGAGCTTATGGGCGACTCCCTGGAAACTGTGGAGGAAACCCTGACCCGCCAGTGCGACCCCGAATACGTGCAGCAGCTGGCCAAAAAGCTGGAAGGTATTGACTGCATCCTTTCCCTGGCCTGTGGAGTGGGTGTACAGTTTCTAGTGGAACAATTCCCCCAAACCTGGGTGGTTCCGGCCCTGAATACCAAGTTCGCCGGTGCGACCATGGAGCACGGACTTTGGGAGGAACGCTGTGGGTTGTGCGGGGAATGTGTGCTGGCCCGGACCGGCGGGGTATGTCCGGTAATCCGCTGCGCCAAGAGCCTCTTAAACGGTCCCTGCGGCGGTTCGCAGAATGGCAAATGCGAAGTGAAGCCCAACGAATGCGCCTGGCAGTTGATTTACAACAGGATGAGCGAGCTGGGCAGGTTGGAACTCCTTCTGGACGTGGCTGGGGCCAAGGACTGGTCTAAGTCCAGGGACGGCGGTCCCCGCAAAATGGTCAGAGAGGATGTGAAGATCGATGGCTGA
- a CDS encoding hydrogenase iron-sulfur subunit, which yields MEKRESGNGESFYPKIIAFCCYYCAYSAADLAGSLRLQYPPTVRMIEQPCSGKVDIRLLLQAFEDGADGVYVAGCMDGDCHFLKGNIRAKKRVNAAKKILDKVGVGGERLEMFNLSGSMGPRFAEIANEMTERILRLGPNPLNTARAERARKGEEGDPK from the coding sequence ATGGAAAAGCGCGAGAGTGGAAATGGGGAAAGTTTCTATCCCAAAATCATTGCCTTCTGTTGTTACTACTGCGCCTATTCGGCCGCCGACCTGGCAGGGTCGCTGCGCCTGCAGTACCCGCCAACGGTGCGGATGATTGAACAGCCCTGTTCCGGCAAAGTGGATATCCGTCTCCTGCTGCAAGCCTTTGAGGACGGAGCGGACGGGGTGTATGTAGCGGGCTGCATGGACGGGGATTGCCACTTCCTCAAAGGCAACATCAGGGCCAAAAAACGTGTTAACGCCGCCAAAAAGATCCTCGACAAGGTCGGGGTCGGCGGTGAGAGGCTGGAAATGTTCAACCTGTCGGGCTCCATGGGCCCCAGATTCGCCGAAATAGCCAATGAGATGACGGAAAGAATTTTAAGGCTCGGTCCCAACCCGCTGAACACAGCCAGGGCCGAGCGGGCCAGAAAGGGAGAGGAGGGAGACCCTAAATGA